The Flammeovirga pectinis genomic interval GAATTAATTATGAGTTATTTTGGGCTTACTACTTAGAGTAAATAAAAACTACTATTTCTGTGTCATCCTTTAGAGGACTAATTTAATAATCTAGATGTAAGCCTATGAGAAACCTTAATTTCAGACAACGTGTTTTAATAGAAACCTGTGTAAAACAAAATTACTCCTTTGCTTTTATTGGCCGTTTAATTGGCGTTGCTTCATCTACAATATCTCGTGAGATAAAACGTAATACAGCCGTTGATGAAAAATATTGTGCTCATTTAGCCCATAGGCTAGCCTATGCTAGAAAAATTGTAGCAGGCAGCCAAAGAAAAAGCCGTTATGTATTTTTTTATAGGAAAAAGAAATACGTTTTGTACGCAGACCGCAGAGAAATAGTTTGGTATAGTGATTCTAAAACACAAAGAAAAGAGTATCCAGATAGTATACCTTACAGATGGGTAAAAAGGCGGTTTAAACCCGTAAAATTCTACCAAGAAAGATTAGGTTTACGTCCTATGTTTCATTTCAAAGATTTCTGGCACCTACTTGATGAACTCTTAGCACACAATCAGCGTAAAATTGCTTTTAATAAGAGAACTCAAATTTCTATTAACCAATCAATCACAACACCATCTTCTTCAACTTTCGAAATAGTTTCTACAAAAGAAATCAAGAAGGTCGCCTAGCGCCCAATTATTTAAAAGTGATACAAACAGTTCCTACTTCTTACAAATTCATTCCTTTCCACATCAAAAAATAGTACTAATCCACACACAAAACCGTTCATTGGTTTATTTTTTTGTCCAATTTTTAAAATTAGAGAAGAGCGTTGCAATTGCTCACGATTTACTTTCAAAAAACATATTGAAATCGATCACAAATTCTAAAAAATATTCTCTAGATATTTTGATTTACATCACTTTATTAACAACTTACGATAGTTAATAAACAGACTCTTCAAAAGACTAAAACTATATTTTTTCCTTATAAGAATACTCTATTAACAATTGGATAAACGCAAAAAATATAAACGGTAATACGTTTGTATATTGTTGTGTGTAATTTAAAAAAATGAAACCTACGAAATATGATGAAAAAAATAATTTATACAATTCTAATAACTTTTTGTACAAGTATAATATTCGGACAAAATATTGCCAAAGTTGAAAATGTAAAAATACAATCACAAGCATTAAATCAAGAAAGAGAAATTCTAATTTATACTCCAGTCGGTTATGATTGGAGGGTTAATGAATATTTTAATGTGATTTATGTTTTTGATTGTCAAAGCAGAGAGTTTTTTGATTATACAAGCTCTATGATTTCCTTTTTGACTGATAATGCAAAATCTTTTATTATTGTTGGAATAACTTCACCATATAATGAGAAACTTGATTACGCAAGAAATAATGATTTATTACCTGTTTTAGAAACAAAAAAATCAATCAACAGGTATGGAAAATATTCAGGGAATGCTGATAATTTCTTTGATTTTGTAGGTACAGAAGTAATACCTTATGTTGATTCAACCTATAGAACATTAAACAAGAGAGTATCAATTGGTCACTCATTAAGTGCTTCATTTGTTTTGTATTCATTCACCAAAAATCCAGATTTGTTTGACAATTATATTGCAATTTCGCCTAACCTTGCCTATGACAATGATAAATTAGCCAATCAAATAGTTAATTTCGACTATTCAAAAATAAATAGACCAATATTCCTATATCTAAGTAACGCCAATGAAGGAATAGATTATTGGCAAGAATGGAAACCAGCTAGAGACAAAGTGTATTCTTTTTTCAATTATACATTAGAGAACAAGAATATTAAGGTTAAAATCGGAGAATTTCCAGAAAATAATCATTGGAATACATTTCCCCCGAGCTTAAGTAAATCATTGGAGTTTTACTTTAAAGAAATATACAACATACAAGAGAAACAATTAAGTAAAAAAGAGTATGATGTAACAATAAAAGTTAAAGTCCTTAACAAAAAGGAATCAATTTATATAACAGGAAATCAAGACAATTTAGGGAATTGGAATCCAAAGGAAATCAAAATGAATAAAATTTCTGATTTAGAAAGAGAAGTAAAAATAAAACTAAAGAGTCCAGCTCAATTTAAATTTACAAGAGGAAATTGGGATACAGAAGCTGAAGTGATTGGAACTTATGGGAATATTACAATAAAACCTGAAAAACAATCAAAATTTGAGTTTGAAATTGAAAATTATTTTGATAAATGACAATAACTACACACAACAATAAATATACGTAATGCGGAGCAATTTAGTTAATTTGAACATTAAAGCATTTAGTAAACAGTTTAGTAGTTTGACAGTGAAGTGCCTTGAAACTCCGTGCTACGTATATTCAACCCGTTAGGCAGCATGCAAACAATACTCCAACTAAAGATTTTTAGTCACAAGAAAAATGATTAAATTCGCTGTTTAAAAAAGGAAATAAATTATGATCAAAATAGAACGATTAAAAAAAGCAGAACTAGTAAGCTACTGCGAAGAAATAGGAATCAATACATCAGGTAAAAGTAAAGATATTTTGATAGAAGAAGCTGTTGAATATGGAAATAATGAAATAAATAAAGCTATTAAAAACGGTAATGGTTTAAGCTTGCTTACTAAAAAGATTGAAGCTCTTGCAGAAGATTATTCCTCTAACCTTGATATTAAGATTCAGGGAAGAAAGGAAGAGATGAAAGCTGATGATAATTCACATTATTTAATCTATAGAGTGCTTGGTATAAGTCAAGAAGAAGGGAGATTGATTGATGAATATCAAAATACAGGTCGTTTTTTGTATAAATATGCAGGTTCATTTCTTGAAGAAGCTGCAACTATATGTCTTAAATTCAATAATACTTCAGGAAGTAAAACCTTAGTAAAAAATAATCAAGGGACTAGACCTAAAACCTTTGAGATAGATTTTCTTGATAATAACGATGCTATCGAAATTAAATGGCGTGATGCAACAACAGATGGAGATCATATAACTAAAGAGCATACGAGAGTTAAAGCAATTGAAAGTTATGGATATACTCCTATTAGAGTAATGTTTTATTATCCTCAAAGAGAACAAGCGAAAAAAATACAAGAAACGCTAAAAACTATCTATGATGGTGTAAATGGTAAGTATTTTGCAGGAGATGATGCTTGGAATTTTATTGCTGAGCATAGTGGGTACGATTTGAAAAAAATACTAGTAGATATTGCAAACAAAAGGACACCAATAGATGAATAAAATAGTAAAAGGGAATTGCATAGATATTCTTTTAGAATTAGATTCTGATTCTGTAGATTTAATATATTTTGACCCTCCATTTTATACGCAAAAAAAACACTCTTTGCGTGCAAAAAATGAGAAAAAATATGAGTTCTCAGATAGCTGGGATTCAATAGATGATTATTTAAGTGTAATAGAAAAATGTTTAACTGAATGTAAACGTGTTTTAAAGAGCACTGGTTCTGTGTTTTTACATTGTGATAAAGCTGCATCTCATTATATTAGAGTAGTTTTAGATAAGGTATTGGGTGTTAAAAATTTTCAAAGTGAGATAATATGGACTTATAAGCGTTGGTCAAATTCAAAAAAAGGGTTGCTAAATTCACATCAAAATATTTATTTCTATTCTAAAGGTAAAGATTTTAAATTTAATCAGTTTTATACAGATTACTCTGCAACAACAAATGTAGACCAAATTTTACAAGATAGAAAGAGAACAAGTACTGGTAAATCGACCTACAAGACAGATGAGAATGGTGAAGTTGTTTTAGGGAAAGCGAAAAAAGGGGTTCCATTATCGGATACTTGGGAGATTCCATATTTAAACCCCAAAGCAAAGGAGCGTGTAGGCTATCCTACACAAAAACCTGTTCTTCTTTTAAAAGAAATAATTAAGCTATGTACAGATAAAGGGGATTTAGTTGTTGACCCATTTTGTGGAAGTGGAACAACTTGTGTAGCCTCTAAATTACTTGAAAGAAACTATATAGGAATTGATATTTCTGAGGATGCTGTTCAACTTGCTAATGATCGTTTAGAGAAAATGATTGTTACAGATTCTAATTTATTGAAGAAAGGTTCATCTAGTTATATTGAGAAATCAGAGGAAGATATAAGCTTGTTGAATACTATAGGTGCTATTCCTGTTCAAAGAAATTCAGGAATAGATGGATTCTTAAAAGATCATTTTGAGGGTAAACCTGTTCCAGTTAAAATTCAAAACAGAAATGAAACGCTTGAAGATACTATTGAAAAATTAGAAAAAGCATCCAGAAATAAGAAATATAATTTGAAGATAGTTGTACAGACTAAAAGTGAAAATGAAAACTCACGATTGTTTGAATTTAAAACAGATGTGAAAATTATAAAATCAAATAAACTCTTAATCGATGAGTTAAGAAGATAAAGTACGCTACCTAATAATTAGGGCTTAGATTGGCTTGAAAGGCCAAAATTTAAGCCCTAGTTGAACAAAGGCGTTGTTTGATTGAAATACATTTCCTGTAGGAGGAAGTTAGGATAGACTTTTCATTTTCATGAGAGGTCTTTTTTAATGCATAGTTTTTTTTGAGATAACGATAATCTCATTTTCTTCTTCATTTATTACTTTTTTAAGAAGATTAGATTCCCCAACTTAATGAGAAATTAGTATTTTCATTAAGTTGGGGGTGTATGCCTCTAGGCTTACTTTCATAAGCAAAAAAATGAAGTGAAAATGTATTACTTTAAAGTATTTCCTGTTACATTTTGCTGATTTGGTGAAGCTCTTTGAGAAGCAAATCGAGGCATTATAACCATCTCTCTTTTATCACAACAAGTACACAAAAGAGGATCATACCCTAGTTTAGAGAAGTATAACGTATATAAAGATATGTGCTTTTGTTTTTAGGGATAAGTAAATAATATTAATACGAAAAAAAATGAACAAACTTAAACTAAAAGCAGTTGGGGTAACTTCTATAAGTACAATTTTTTTGTTAGCATTTGGAATCTATTTCATTGAAAGTTATGGTGCTCTAGTATTCATTTTTTCACCCTTCCTAATGGGTTTCCTCCCTTCATATATAATTTTGAAATCAGGAGAAAAAATAAAGAAAAGAGCATTGTTTTTCTTATCTCTACAAGTTTTAGGAGTTATTATTTTGATTATACTATTAATCAAAATGGAAGGATTAATATGTATTTTAATGACATCTCCATTGATTTTAATTTGTCAATGGATTGGAGTTGGTTCAGCAATGATGATTATGAATAGAGTGACGCCTAAAAATATCAACTTATTATTAATAATTCTCGGTTTTGTTTTTAGTGGATTCGATTATTCAAATAAAGAATCAAATCAAATACTAACGCCTATCACTACAACTGTAGTTATAAATGCACCTATTGAAAAAATTTGGGATGAAGTAATTGCATTCGGTACAATTGCTGAACCAGAAGAGTTATTATTTAAAACAGGTATATCTTATCCTATTAATGCAAAAATTAAAGGAGAAGGTGTTGGCGCTATTAGATACTGTAATTTTACGACAGGTAGTTTTGTAGAACCAATTACAAAATGGGAAAAACCAACAAAACTATCTTTTTCAGTAACAAGTCAACCGACACCAATGCATGAGTTAAATCCATTTTGGGAGATTCAGCCACCTCACTTGAATGGATATTTTCTTTCAAAAAAAGGAGAGTTTAACTTAAAATCTATATCAGCTTACAAAACAGAATTGTCAGGCACAACTTGGTATACTTTAAATATTAAGCCTCTATTTTATTGGGGAATTTGGACAAATTATATTTTACATAGCATTCATGAACGTGTCTTAAATCACATTAAACAAAAAACTGAAGCATCAACAACAATGTAATAAAAGATATAATCTGTATTTGAAAATACTTTAAGAGGCTGACACTTATTTAAAGTAAGTGATCAGCCCCTTATCAAAGTAGCGATTGCGTTATACACAATCACACTTGAAAAAATCATCGGTGTGATGAGGTGATATATCTCCATCGACACTATAAATTTTCGTGATTTCTATTTCTAAACCACTTTCTAGAACTACATATTCAACACTTTCTCTTTCTGAAATTTTAATTACATTATCCATAATGCTGATTTTGTTACCGTCTTTATCAAAATAAATAATACTATTTATTGGTAGGTTTCCAGAATCAATTAATAGTATAGTGGAATATTTAGATGAGTTTTGCATATCGTGAAATTTAATTTTTATAGGTATTTCGGAGTATTATTCAATTTAAAGAAAAATTACTAAAATTAATTATTTGGTAATTAGAAAGTTACTTTACTGATATCACCCAAAAATTCATTACTAAAGACTAGGTAAACATAAATAACATTTAATTTCTAATCAGTTTGTATATTGTTAATTACAAGTATACTTGCTTGATATTAAAAATATAGACTTTCATAACCAATCAACTTCATGAACATATTAAATAACGAAATGGTTTTGCCAAATGGTACTATTTTAAGTAATAGGATTGCCAAATCAGCAATGAGTGAAAACTTATCAACTAAAGAGCATAGCCCAACCCCAGTTCTAATAGAGGCTTATAAAAAATGGGCACAAAGTGGTGCAGGATTACTGATTTCGGGGAATATTATGATTGACTCAAAAGCGATTGGGGAGCCAAGAAATGTAGTTGTTGAGAATCGGAATAATTTTGAATTACTTCAGGAGTGGGCAAAAAGCGTAGAGGGTACAAAATCGCAGTTATGGGCTCAAATAAATCATCCTGGAAGACAGGCAATGGAGCAAATTAATAGTGAACTGAAAGCCCCTTCTGCAGTTCCTTTAAAATCTGGAGGAAGAAAAGATATATCTAAGAAACTACCTATAGCTTTAGATGAAAATGAGATTTTAGCTATTATTGAGGCATTTGGAAACACTTCTATCATTTTAAAAGATGCAGGTTTTTCTGGTGTTCAAATTCATGGAGCACACGGTTATTTGGTAAGTCAGTTTTTATCTCCAGATGCTAATGTAAGAACAGATAAATGGGGTGGTAGTTTAGAAAATAGAGCTCGATTTGTGATCGAAGTTTACAGAAATATAAGAGCAAAAGTAGGAAGTGATTTTCCTATAGGAATTAAATTGAACTCCGCTGATTTTCAAAAAGGAGGGTTTACGGAGGAAGAATCTATGGAAGTAGTCAAACTTCTTTCTAAAGAAGGAATTGATTTAATCGAAATTTCTGGAGGCACTTATGAAGCTCCTGCAATGATGGGTAAACAGAAGAAAAGTACCATAAAAAGAGAGGTCTATTTTATGGACTATATTCAGAAAGCTAGAAAAATAACAACTACTCCTTTAATGTTAACAGGTGGATTTCGTACAACTGCTGTAATGAAAGAAGCAATTAGTTCTAATCAATTGGATATTATTGGAATTGCCCGCCCATTTGCTGTATATCCTACTATTGGACATGAAATAATGAACGAAAGCCGAACAAGTTTTACTACAGATATTAAAAAAACAGGAGTAAAAGCCATTGATGGGGCAATGAACATAATCTGGTATGAGTCTCAAATAAAACGTTTAGGGCAGGGTAAATTACCTAAGCCTGATTTAAATCCTTGGGGAGTATTTCTAAAGTATTTTTGGTTAATCTTAGAGAAGAAATTTTAGAATTCAATAATCAATCTAATAGCTATTTTGAATCCAGTCTAATTTATTTTTTGAATACCTCGACCTCTTTTTTAATCTGTATTTTCATGGGTTTCTTTAAAGTGAATGATAACTCATCAGCAATTTGTGCAATAAAATCTAGTATGTTCATGATTTATAATTTTTAGTTTCCACTAACTTAGAGAAGTATGACGCATTAGATATACGTACTTTTGTTTTTACAGATAAGTATAATTTTTTGTTGATAACTAATTTGTATTATGAAATATTATTTCACTTCTATATTTTTCTTTTTTTCTTTTTGTTATACATCTGCTCAAGAGGGTAAAAAAGGAAATGCAAAACTCCTTTGTTATTATACTCATTCATTTCAACCTTGGCAAAATGATACAAGTAGAATAGAAGGAGAGTTTATTTTAAGTTTAAATGAAAAATATTCTGAGTATCAATCTATTCAAAATTTTAATAAAGGTATTGTTTTAGATAAAGGAGGATTAAATGGTAATGAAATATCAACTCAAGTTAGTGCATTTACTTCTTTAGCAAGAGTTATTCATGAAATGCCAGATGCTAAAACGAATGATATAATTATAAGGAAAGATCAACAAAATAAGAATGTATATGTGAATCATGGTTATTTGTTTGTAACAAGGAATTTATTTATTGAATCATTAAACGAATTAGAATGGAATGTAACAGATGAAATACGATTAATTCATGATTTTAAATGTTATAAAGCGCTGAGTGAATATGGAGATTATACAATTATTGCATGGTTTGCACCAGAAATTCCTTTTTCAGATGGTTCATATACTTTTGGTGGGCTACCTGGTTTAATTTTAGAACTTTATGATGAACAAAGATTACATCATTTCACGATACACAAAGTAGATAATAATCCTTCATTACTATTAGTAGATAGATGGCAAAATAGTGCAGGAAAATTTGGTATAAAAACATCAAAAAAAATTATAAAAGAGATTGGTAAAAAAAGAAAATTAGTGGAATTAGGTTATAATTTAGAAGATGATCAATTATCTCGATTTTTTGGTCAACCAACTAGTCCATACCCATTAATTGAAGATTTTACGTCAGAAAAAAAAGATGAGTTATTAATAAAATATTCTCTTTATGATAATCTTCTTTTCAAGTTTTATAAACTAGAGAAAATACAATAATTAATTATCATTGATAAGTTAGTTCTTAAATTTTTCTCCTTTCTACCCTTTATGATTTTACGTTTTTTAGCAACAATTTCCTATAGATGAATCAGAAGTATGTCTTTTGACTCTAGAATGTTGTATTATTTGCAAAGTGGAATTATATCAGATAACCAATGGAATCATTATTTGAGTTTATCTTCAAGTGGAATTGATTTTCAATGCTAATAATAAAACATTGGCCATATATTTATATATGGCCAATTTTCAATTACCTTAACTTTTTTAATTTATGAAATTATTAAAACTAATATTCTTATTATTTCTACCAATTTTTACACTAAAAGCACAGATTACAGAAAAAGGCTACTCAACATTTAAATGTTTTTATACTTATCAATATCAACCTTTTAAGCAAGATACTACTAAGTTTCAAGATAAATTCTTATTAATTTGTAATGATGATTTCTCTATTTTTGAAAATTATACTTCCTTTTTATTTTCTAAAGCTTTAAGTGATGATTTTGAGAATAGAAACCTGAATGGGAATAGTTCTGTATTTTCAATATTAGCTACAAATACAAAAGATTTACAAGAACCTGATGCCAATAATTTTTCTGTTATGAAAGATTATACAACTAAAGAAGCTACATATATCTATAACTTAGGGTATATCGCCAATTGTACTTTTACAGAAAATTATGGAGAGTTAAATTGGACTATCACTGATCAATCAAAAATAATAGAGTTTATCACGGTTAATTTCTTATAAAAAGAAAAAATGGCTTAAAGTTTTAGTTTTGTAGTTCCTACACAAACAAAACTATTATAACCTTAGCCATTTTGGATAAAATTAATTCATTAACCTCATTAACTCAAACGGAATTTGATTTTTTATTGAAAGAGTTTTCATATCAAGTTGAAATGAAAATTTCTAACTACACATTAAAAGGAAAGAAAAGAGCTTATCCAAAGTTTAAAGAATCTCGTCTTTCAAGTCTTTATGGTAGTTCCAAAAAATTAGAATTCATTCTAATCTATCTAAAAGAACATCCTAGACAGGTGTTTTTTGGTTCCTACTTTAAAATAAGTCAAGCCAAAGTAAGTGAATGGGTTAACTTTCTATTACCAATTCTGATTGAAAGTTTACGTAAATGCTTTTTATTACCCGATTCAAATGAGCCATTTATAATACCTTCAAATTTAAATTCAATACTTTGTGATGTTACTGAAAGGCAAATCAATAGAAGTATAGATTATGATGTTCAAAAGGAGTTTTATAGTGGAAAGAAGAAGGCTCACACTGTTAAAAACCTTGCTTTCACAGATGAAAGTGGTTTCATTCATTTTATCAGTAACACTTATGAAGGAAGTGCCCATGATAAAAGTATATGGGATGATATTATCGTGAAAGAATCCTCTATAAATATACTTGTAGACTTAGGCTTTTTAGGTGCAGATAAAGAACACGAAAATGTAATTCTCCCCTATAAAACATCTAAAAAAGTGAAACTATCACCTCTTCAAAAACAGATTAATAAAGGAATATCCAGTTTAAGAATTAGAGTGGAACATGCTTTTTCAGGTGTGAAACGTCTTAAAGTTTTAAGTCAAAAAATAAACCTTAGGTCTTCCGAAATACATGATTACCTGATAAAAATAGGTGTTGGATTACATAACTTAAGGATTAGATTCAGAACTTTAATAAATTAACCGTGATAAAGTCTAATAAAAGGATATAATTGCTTTCTGGCAACAACAATTTATGGGAATTATGAAATTGAAGCATGGTTTACTCCTGAGGTACCAGTTTCTGATGGTCCTTATTTGTTTGGAGGTCTCCCAGGGTTGATAGTTTTATTGAATGATAAAAATAATATACATTCTTTTAGTATAGGTGAAATGATTGAAGACAAAACAATAATGCTGAAAGATAAAGTGACAGGTAGAGAACTATTTGAATCAGTTGGATTCAAGAAGGCCTTCAAAAATATGAAAAAGAAAAGACAACAATTAGAATTAGGTTATGATATTGAAAAAGGAAACCCTTTTTTAAAATCTTCTAGTTTACCAAAATTAGAAGATACATCTCATGAAAATATTAAAAAGTTAAAATTGAAATACTCTCTTTATGACAACCTCTTTTTTAAATTTTATGACCCGAAAAAAGAACTATAAGGAGTAATTACTTTTTAAAACTCTCTAACAACATACATGAAATACTTATTAACTATACTGCTTCTTTTTAATACATCTTTTTTAATAGGCCAATCCATCATCCAAGGTGAGATTATCAGTGAGGTTAATGAACCCATAAATGGAGCATCTGTAATTGCATACCAAATCGATAAAGAAATTATTTTAGGATTTAGTATTTCTCTTAGTAATGGACGTTTTAAAATTCAATTAAAGGAACATCAGGATAGCGTGAAAATAGTGGCGAGGTCGCTTGGGTATGCATCATCATCTAAAAATATATTGGTAGATGGAAATCCTCTTCGTCTACAACTGTCTCATTCGGATAAATATTTAAAAGAGTTAGAAGTAAAAACAAAGCCAATTACAGAAGAAGGTGATACGTTAAATTATAATGTAGCATCATTTTCAAAAGAAGGAGATGAATCTATTGAAGATGTCTTAAAACGTATGCCTGGAATAGAGGTTAGTGAAGATGGTAAAATCCAATATCAAGGGAAGGTAATTAATAAGTTTTATGTAGAAGGGAAAGATCTAATGGGAGCTCAATATGCCATTACTTCTAAAAATTTGCCGAAAAATGCTGTAGCCTCTGTCGAAGTTCTGAAAAATCACCAACCGGTAAAAATGTTGAATGAAGTAGTACATTCTGTAGATCCTGCAATAAATATTGTACTAAAGGAAGGGGTAAGTGTCACAGGAAATGCTGAAATAGGAGTAGGAGTACCTAGTATTTGGTATGGAAAAGTGACACCTATGGTTTTCAATAAAAAACATCAGACTATAAATGTGATTTCTTCAACAAACTCTGGAAAAGATGAATTGTCGGCTTTTAATGCTATTAATTTGTTTGATTATTTGGAATTTGGTTTGATAGAAAGCGTCCCCTCTTTTTTATTAGGCAAACAACCGATGGAAAATAATCTCTTCAAAAAGAGTGAATATAATGACCATCAAACGCATACTTTGACAACCAATTATATTACAGGTTTTGGAAAAGGAGACCTAAAAGTTAATATCGATGCTTATTATGATAAACGTTTTCAAGAACTAGCTTCTAATACTTTTTATTTTGTTCCGAATGATACAATTGCCATTAAGAACCTTCAACAATCTACTTTTAATAAGAAGTATATAAAAACAAAATTAACGTATGAACACAATGCTGATGAAAATTATTTTAAAAATGTTTTTCATTTTAAGTTTTTAGAAAATGAAGAAATTTCAAGTTTTTATCAGAATGAGGAATATATACCACAGAATACAAATCGATTGTTTTATAATATTGGTAATAAATTGAGTAAAATTATAAAGCTAGGAAATATATATTATAAGTTGAATGCTTATTTAGAGTATACCAATACACCTGAACAGCTTCACTTTACAGGAGGACCTTTGATTAATTCAATGATAGATTCTTTGCAGAAAGTAGAGCAACAAACTTATCAGAGACATTTAAAAACGTTTATAGGGACGAGTATTATAAAGAAGTGGAAAAATATCACATTAGATACAAAATTCAGTTTTAATTATAGTTTTAAATCTTTGACCTCAGACGTATTTACTGATAAAGAAGGTTCAGGTCTTAATTATCAAAATGATTTATATTATCATGCAATTATACCTAAAGTGTCACCTTCAATTCAATATAAACATAAGAGGTTATTGCTTTCAGTTATACCAAATGTGTCTTACCAGACAAGGATTTTACAAGATCAATTTCAAATTTCTGAAAGCGTAATCCATCAGTTAATATTCGAACCTACTGCGTATATAACTTATAATTTAGCAGGAGTGAAATGGTCAGGACATTATTCTTACAATACAAATTTTTTGGAACTTCCTCAGATGTATAGTGGGATAATTATTAATAATTACAACGCAGCCAACCAACAAGAATTACCAATTCTTCAAACGAAACTTCAGACTTTTAGAAATGAATTGTCTTATGAAATCCCAATGGCTTCAATGAATTTTTACTCCAGTTATGAATACAATACCACTAATAAAGATTGGATTTCAGCTTATGAAGTAAATAATGAGGGAGTCACTTTAATGAAAACTTTGGATTATGAGAATAACCAAGGGATAAGTCAAAAACTGGAAGGAAACATTGATTGGTTTATTTTAGCCTTAAGAACGACAATTAAAGGAGGTGTAGAAGTAGGGGAAAGTGAAGAAAATGTCATTTTGAATGGAGATGATAATAGAAATAAAAATAACTTTATTCAATATGAAGGAATAATAGATTTCCC includes:
- a CDS encoding transposase family protein, with the protein product MDKINSLTSLTQTEFDFLLKEFSYQVEMKISNYTLKGKKRAYPKFKESRLSSLYGSSKKLEFILIYLKEHPRQVFFGSYFKISQAKVSEWVNFLLPILIESLRKCFLLPDSNEPFIIPSNLNSILCDVTERQINRSIDYDVQKEFYSGKKKAHTVKNLAFTDESGFIHFISNTYEGSAHDKSIWDDIIVKESSINILVDLGFLGADKEHENVILPYKTSKKVKLSPLQKQINKGISSLRIRVEHAFSGVKRLKVLSQKINLRSSEIHDYLIKIGVGLHNLRIRFRTLIN
- a CDS encoding GLPGLI family protein; this translates as MKGYNCFLATTIYGNYEIEAWFTPEVPVSDGPYLFGGLPGLIVLLNDKNNIHSFSIGEMIEDKTIMLKDKVTGRELFESVGFKKAFKNMKKKRQQLELGYDIEKGNPFLKSSSLPKLEDTSHENIKKLKLKYSLYDNLFFKFYDPKKEL